Proteins encoded within one genomic window of Passer domesticus isolate bPasDom1 unplaced genomic scaffold, bPasDom1.hap1 HAP1_SCAFFOLD_55, whole genome shotgun sequence:
- the LOC135292863 gene encoding olfactory receptor 14J1-like — protein sequence MCCSGFSDFFPFGSELALLTVMLYDRYVSICKPLHYGTLLGSRACAHMAAAAWASGFLYAVVHTANTFSLPLCHGNALDQFFCEVPQILKLSCSKSYLRELGLLIVCAFLLFACFVFIIFSYVQIFRAVLRIPSEQGRHKAFSTCLPHLAVVSLFLSTGFFAYLKPPSMSSPSLDLALSVLYSVFPPVLNPLIYSLRNQELKDALRKKVTGYFSEAKKCFLLHSFRNGTHDWPSLPSQVFGDAYGFFLP from the coding sequence atgtgctgctcaggtttttctgatttttttccctttggatcAGAGCTTGCCCTTCTCACCGTCATGTTGtatgaccgctacgtgtccatctgcaaacccctgcactatgggaccctcctgggcagcagagcttgtgcccacatggcagcagctgcttgggccAGTGGCTTTCTCTACGCTGTcgtgcacacagccaatacattttccctgcccctttgccatggcaatgccctggacCAATTCTTCTGTGAAGTGccacagatcctcaagctctcctgctccaaatcctacctTAGGGAGCTTGGGCTTCTCATAGTTTGTGCTTTTCTcttatttgcttgttttgtgttcattattttctcctatgtgcagatcttcagggccgtgctgaggatcccctctgagcagggccggcacaaagccttttccacttgcctccctcacctggctgtggtctctctgtttcTCAGCACTGGCTTTTTTGCctacctgaagcccccctccatgtcttccccatccctggatctggccctgtcagttctgtactcagtgtTTCCTCCAgtcctgaaccccctcatctacagcctgaggaaccaggagcttaAGGATGCCCTGAGAAAAAAGGTGACTGGATACTTTTCAGAAgcaaaaaagtgttttctgctGCATAGTTTTCGGAATGGAACTCATGACTGGCCCAGTCTGCCTTCTCAGGTCTTTGGTGATGCCTATGGGTTCTTCTTGCCATAA